One genomic region from Thermoanaerobaculia bacterium encodes:
- a CDS encoding radical SAM protein has protein sequence MRKLRVGVIDLVSRGPTRALYARVMHANLASVMPQVVAAWCEAEGHAVTFVCYTGLENLAAELPESVDIVFIGAFTEAALLAYALSGYFRARGAVTVLGGPHARCYPEDARRYFDYVAGFTDRTIVGEILRDCSPHPGEGLHLDAKRQPASLPSVRERWKFIEPTLRKAPFLKIVPMLGSLGCPYTCSFCIDSVVPYQPLDFGMLRDDLRFLKRTLGRPRVGWHDPNFGVRFDDYLDAIDDAVPPGSVDFAAESSLSLLSEPHLKRLARSGFKALLPGVESWYDLGNKSRTGQSRGMEKVRQVSEHVNLILRYVPYVQTNFVLGLDSDAGPEPFELTRRFIDLAPGAFPGYSLLSAFGRAAPLNLEYQRAGRVLPFPFHFLDNNRAMNVRPKNYSWPDFYDEVIALTKYTFSWKAISRRFRAARTPIPRWLNVVRAVSSEGFGRLVHYREVRRRLEADRSVRDFFHQDTEEIPAFYSDLVRQELGPFWKWLPEGALRHDPEAYRKTEEGIGVAPAAAPAPIRASVL, from the coding sequence ATGCGCAAGCTTCGGGTGGGAGTCATCGATCTCGTCAGCCGGGGCCCGACGCGGGCTCTGTACGCCCGGGTGATGCACGCCAACCTCGCGAGCGTCATGCCGCAGGTCGTCGCCGCGTGGTGCGAGGCGGAAGGTCATGCCGTCACGTTCGTCTGCTACACGGGACTCGAGAACCTCGCCGCCGAGCTGCCCGAAAGCGTCGACATCGTCTTCATCGGCGCGTTCACGGAAGCGGCGCTCCTGGCCTACGCGCTGAGCGGCTACTTCCGGGCGCGGGGAGCGGTCACGGTCCTCGGCGGGCCGCACGCGCGGTGCTATCCCGAAGACGCGCGGCGGTACTTCGATTACGTCGCCGGGTTCACCGACCGGACGATCGTCGGCGAGATCCTGCGAGACTGCTCTCCCCACCCCGGCGAGGGGTTGCACCTCGATGCGAAACGGCAGCCGGCGTCCCTGCCGAGCGTTCGCGAGCGCTGGAAGTTCATCGAGCCCACCCTGAGGAAGGCCCCGTTCCTGAAGATCGTGCCGATGCTCGGGAGCCTCGGCTGCCCGTACACGTGCAGCTTCTGCATCGATTCGGTCGTCCCCTATCAACCGCTCGACTTCGGCATGCTGCGCGACGACCTGAGGTTCTTGAAGCGCACCCTCGGCCGTCCCCGCGTCGGATGGCACGATCCGAACTTCGGGGTCCGGTTCGACGACTATCTCGACGCGATCGACGACGCCGTCCCGCCCGGCAGCGTCGACTTCGCCGCCGAGAGCAGCCTCTCGCTCCTTTCCGAGCCGCACCTGAAGCGTCTGGCGCGGAGCGGTTTCAAAGCGCTCCTTCCCGGAGTCGAATCCTGGTACGACCTCGGCAACAAGTCGAGGACGGGTCAGAGCCGGGGGATGGAGAAGGTCAGGCAGGTGTCGGAGCACGTCAACCTGATCCTCCGGTACGTTCCCTACGTCCAGACGAATTTCGTTCTCGGCCTCGATTCCGACGCCGGCCCCGAGCCCTTCGAATTGACGCGCCGCTTCATCGACCTCGCCCCCGGGGCCTTCCCGGGCTATTCGCTTCTGTCCGCCTTCGGGCGCGCGGCGCCGCTCAATCTCGAGTACCAGCGCGCGGGGCGCGTTCTGCCGTTCCCCTTCCACTTCCTCGACAACAACCGCGCGATGAACGTGCGCCCGAAGAATTACTCCTGGCCGGACTTCTACGACGAGGTGATCGCGCTCACGAAATACACGTTTTCGTGGAAGGCGATCTCGAGGCGCTTCCGGGCCGCGCGCACGCCGATCCCGCGGTGGCTCAACGTCGTTCGCGCCGTCTCCTCGGAGGGCTTCGGACGCCTCGTCCACTACCGCGAGGTCCGGCGGCGCCTCGAGGCCGATCGGAGCGTCCGCGACTTCTTCCATCAGGACACCGAGGAGATTCCCGCTTTCTATTCCGACCTCGTGCGGCAGGAGCTCGGCCCCTTCTGGAAGTGGCTTCCCGAGGGCGCGCTTCGACACGATCCCGAGGCGTACCGCAAGACGGAAGAGGGAATCGGCGTCGCCCCCGCTGCCGCTCCCGCCCCGATCCGCGCTTCCGTCCTCTGA